One part of the Solanum dulcamara chromosome 8, daSolDulc1.2, whole genome shotgun sequence genome encodes these proteins:
- the LOC129899501 gene encoding probable L-ascorbate peroxidase 6, chloroplastic/mitochondrial has product MASLTGAASRLLLSARITVSATTTRLYFSSSCVSPLKCPKSSPLLSHVFRYQKQSLVRVSSGSFSTVASSKSAASDPDQLKSAREDIKELLKAKFCHPILVRLGWHDAGTYNKNIQEWPQRGGANGSLRFEVELKHGANAGLVNALKLLQPIKEKYSGVTYADLFQLASATAIEEAGGPKIPMKYGRMDVSVPEQCPEEGRLPDAGPPSPAAHLRDVFYRMGLNDKEIVALSGAHTLGRSRPERSGWGKTETKYTKDGPGAPGGQSWTVQWLKFDNSYFKDIKERRDNDLLVLPTDAVLFEDPSFKEYAEKYAVDQDAFFKDYAEAHASLSNLGAKFDPPQGFSI; this is encoded by the exons ATGGCTTCTCTCACCGGCGCCGCCTCTCGTCTCCTCCTCTCCGCCAGAATTACCGTCTCCGCAACTACTACCAGACTCTATTTTTCATCCTCTTGTGTGTCTCCTCTAAAGTGCCCCAAGTCATCTCCTCTTTTATCCCATGTGTTTCGCTACCAG AAGCAATCATTGGTTCGAGTATCAAGTGGAAGTTTCAGTACTGTAGCATCGTCTAAATCCGCTGCCTCTGATCCCGATCAGTTGAAAAGTGCCAGAGAGGACATCAAAGAGCTGCTGAAGGCTAAGTTTTGTCATCCTATTTTG GTTCGTTTGGGCTGGCACGATGCTGGTACTTACAACAAGAATATTCAGGAGTGGCCACAAAGAGGTGGAGCTAATGGAAGCTTAAGATTCGAAGTTGAACTGAAACATGGAGCCAATGCTG GACTTGTAAATGCACTGAAACTTCTCCAGCCTATCAAGGAGAAGTATTCTGGTGTGACTTATGCAGATTTATTCCAGCTGGCCAGTGCAACCGCCATTGAG GAGGCTGGGGGCCCCAAAATTCCAATGAAATATGGGAGGATGGATGTGTCCGTACCTGAGCAATGCCCGGAAGAAGGAAGGCTTCCTG ATGCTGGTCCCCCTTCCCCTGCTGCTCATTTGCGTGATGTCTTCTACAGGATGGGACTAAATGATAAG GAAATTGTTGCACTTTCTGGGGCTCACACTTTGGGGAGATCAAGACCTGAACGTAGTGGTTGGGGCAAGACAGAAACAAAATATACG AAAGATGGACCAGGAGCTCCAGGAGGGCAATCATGGACCGTGCAGTGGCTGAAATTTGACAATTCCTACTTTAAG gatattaaagaGAGACGAGACAACGATCTGCTAGTTTTGCCAACAGATGCTGTTCTTTTTGAAGATCCTTCATTTAAG GAATACGCAGAGAAGTATGCTGTAGATCAAGatgcatttttcaaagattaTGCAGAAGCACATGCTAGCCTGAGCAATCTTGGAGCTAAATTTGATCCTCCTCAG GGTTTCTCCATTTAA